The following proteins are co-located in the Lepisosteus oculatus isolate fLepOcu1 chromosome 9, fLepOcu1.hap2, whole genome shotgun sequence genome:
- the LOC138241249 gene encoding uncharacterized protein, with protein MESRSTEQLMCTKMDQLEPSPVIGRTVRSKKLQSPMTKSPKGFSPTVPSWFENSFQPEDTMDKPCSSRSLGEAVGVTPCSNKKKDCLASETPEKPGDYLVQRVQGLEGVQHCKASGKTFKKTKKSSSSPDCMKTQPLESSTHDLKVDELMSYIRIGSEHNKEATPRAQSSEVSLVSSEIVHGVTDNLLKKIQLNCSSPESSTPQAAIDMESRSTEQLMCTKMDQLEPSPVIGRTVRSKKLQSPMTKSPKGFSPTVPSGFENSFQPEDTMDKPCSSRSLGEAVGVTPCSNKKKDCLASETPEKPGDYLVQRVQGLEGVQHCKASGKTVKKTKKSSSSPDCMKTQPLKSSSHDVKVDELMSDIRIAREHNKEATPSAQSSEVSLVSSEIVHGVTDNLLKKIQLNCSSPESSTPQAAIDMESRSTEQLMCTKMDQLEPSPVIGRTVRSKKLQSPMTKSPKGFSPTVPSGFENSFQPEYTMDKPCSSRSLGEAVDVTPCSNKKKDCLAFETPEKPGDYLVQRVQGLEGVQHCKASGKTVKKTKKSSSSPDCMKTQLLESSSHDVKVDELMSDIRIASEHNKKATPSAQSSEVSLVSSEIVHGVTDNLLKKIQLNCSSPESSTPQAAIDMESRSTEQLMCTKMDQLESSPVIGRTVRSKKLQSSMTKSPKGFFPTVPSWFENSFQPEDTMDKPCSSRSLGEAVGVTPCSNKRKDCLASETPEKPGDYLVQRVQGLEGVQHCKASGKTVKKTKKSSSSPDCMKTQLLESSSHDVKVDELMSDIRIASEHNKKATPSAQSSEVSLVSSEIVHGVTDNLLKKIQLNCSSPESSTPQAAIDMETRSTEQLMCTKMDQLEPSPVIGRTVRSKKLQSPMTKSPKGFSPTVPSGFENSFQPEDTMDKPCSSRSLGEAVGVTPCSNKKKDCLASETPEKPGDYLVQRVQGLEGVQHCKASGKTVKKTKKSSSSPDCMKTQPLKSSSHDVKVDELMSYIRIGSEHNKEATPRAQSSEVSLVSSEIVHGVTDSLLKKIQLNCSSPESSTPQAAIDMESRSTEQLMCTKMDQLESSPVIGRTVRSKKLQSSMTKSPKGFFPTVPSWFENSFQPEDTMDKPCSSRSLGEAVGVTPCSNKRKDCLASETPEKPGDYLVQRVQGLEGVQHCKASGKTVKKTKKSSSSPDCMKTQLLESSSHDVKVDELMSDIRIASEHNKKATPSAQSSEVSLVSSEIVHGVTDNLLKKIQLNCSSPESSTPQAAIDMETRSTEQLMCTKMDQLEPSPVIGRTVRSKKLQSPMTKSPKGFSPTVPSGFENSFQPEDTMDKPCSSRSLGEAVGVTPCSNKKKDCLASETPEKPGDYLVQRVQGLEGVQQCKASGKTVKKTKKSSSSPDCMKTQPLESSSHDVKVDELMSDIRIGSEHNKEATPIAQSSEVSLVSSEIVHGVTDNLLKKIQLNCSCPESSAEDLKRPLQTLSEIVISITESVIMQLSAVPGITIGTPDHDRCIFIQPLDADQMIEKVYNDLLQESGSLIALYDAIMSKNQEVSNAIIVSLVKELSKLYFSTAESSALGPSPSFITNEATNDVNSSENDTFNLGCQEKGMSPPEPASDIQPLSDIPLPYSDIVKKIVTKLLLRIHPISPKREKKQEQIMDSLSCWELSEFAVGIIDNVLKKLFTAPDTSECNPTMGSNIQCELVSVKQVASCIYRELLQSAGSKDNLQQAVAAKSEALAQKIVDSLVREIMKFQHSDIESSDAPQAAIDMETLSTEQLMCTKMDQLEPSPVMCQTDAVKNIMAKLLLKIRPGFPNPENYSGELEELSESQVRDLALKLTKDALKELTKVSTLTISEPKAEEHLPLQQAIKKTVSSVYSKLMESIGSKKVLQTPEKPGDYLAQGVQDVEGVQQCKASGKTVKKTMKSSSRPDCMKTRLLESSSHDVVDEELPGHSSWYVYNPSLNKDKNLSPAQSKSGLRIDIAKHYMTPVQLTKTSESKGLLSHSNIPFAVNTPDEDVNVSQKVKKHPLKKFGSMLKHKIMGNRSKDVRIQNETNPSLENLRAQGTSSGRGSCESFGPFKVPDEYTEPQKHKVLLRGAMLVCSGMNSATSRASSTAHAPNRNGGPGIIELCVDRNKSQRDDLYSGLLVNYLGDDFFAKSWGKLHQPLPSNCSVAHKVYNVKTMQLPEARPFSIMVDHSKWCVTKGGGQHWTCIADTNREIGQTRRGGGAVCTSRPGVWKAFLTVVDTFEDCQ; from the exons atggaatcccggagcactgagcagctcatgtgcaccaaaatggaccagttagaaccttcacctgttattggtcgaacagtcagaagtaaaaaactgcagtctcctatgacaaagtctccaaaaggcttttctccaacagttccaagttggtttgaaaacagtttccagccagaagacactatggataagccctgctcatcacgttcccttggagaagctgttggtgtgacaccttgttctaataagaaaaaagattgcttagcttctgagaccccagagaagcctggagattatctggttcaaagagtccagggtctagaaggagtacagcattgtaaggcttcagggaagacatttaagaagactaagaagagctcttcaagcccagactgtatgaaaacacaacctctggagtcctctaCGCATGATTtgaaggttgatgagctgatgagttATATTAGAATcggtagtgagcacaacaaagaggcaacacccagagctcagtcttctgaagtttcccttgtttcttctgaaatagtacatggagtcacagataatctgctaaagaaaattcagctaaactgttccagccctgagtccagtactcctcaagctgccattgatatggaatcccggagcactgagcagctcatgtgcaccaaaatggaccagttagaaccttcacctgttattggtcgaacagtcagaagtaaaaaactgcagtctcctatgacaaagtctccaaaaggcttttctccaacagttccaagtgggtttgaaaacagtttccagccagaagacactatggataagccctgctcatcacgttccctaggagaagctgttggtgtgacaccttgttctaataagaaaaaagattgcttagcttctgagaccccagagaagcctggagattatctggttcaaagagtccagggtctagaaggagtacagcattgtaaggcttcagggaagacagttaagaagactaagaagagctcctcaagcccagactgtatgaaaacacaacctctgaagtcctcttcgcatgatgtgaaggttgatgagctgatgagtgatattagaattgctagagagcacaacaaagaggcaacacccagtgctcagtcttctgaagtttcccttgtttcttctgaaatagtacatggagtcacagataatctgctaaagaaaattcagctaaactgttccagccctgagtccagtactcctcaagctgccattgatatggaatcccggagcactgagcagctcatgtgcaccaaaatggaccagttagaaccttcacctgttattggtcgaacagtcagaagtaaaaaactgcagtctcctatgacaaagtctccaaaaggcttttctccaacagttccaagtgggtttgaaaacagtttccagccagaatacactatggataagccctgctcatcacgttccctaggagaagctgttgatgtgacaccttgttctaataagaaaaaagattgcttagcttttgagaccccagagaagcctggagattatctggttcaaagagtccagggtctagaaggagtacagcattgtaaggcttcagggaagacagtaaagaagactaagaagagctcctcaagcccagactgtatgaaaacacaacttCTGGAGTCCTCGtcgcatgatgtgaaggttgatgagctgatgagtgatattagaatcgctagtgagcacaacaaaaaggcaacacccagtgctcagtcttctgaagtttctcttgtttcttctgaaatagtacatggagtaacagataatctgctaaagaaaattcagctaaactgttccagccctgagtccagtactcctcaagctgccattgatatggaatcccggagcactgagcagctcatgtgcaccaaaatggaccagttagaatcttcacctgttattggtcgaacagtcagaagtaaaaaactgcagtcttctatgacaaagtctccaaaaggattttttccaacagttccaagttggtttgaaaacagtttccagccagaagacactatggataagccctgctcatcacgttccctaggagaagctgttggtgtgacaccttgttctaataagagaaaagattgcttagcttctgagacccctgagaagcctggagattatctggttcaaagagtccagggtctagaaggagtacagcattgtaaggcttcagggaagacagtaaagaagactaagaagagctcctcaagcccagactgtatgaaaacacaacttCTGGAGTCCTCGtcgcatgatgtgaaggttgatgagctgatgagtgatattagaatcgctagtgagcacaacaaaaaggcaacacccagtgctcagtcttctgaagtttctcttgtttcttctgaaatagtacatggagtaacagataatctgctaaagaaaattcagctaaactgttccagccctgagtccagtactcctcaagctgccattgatatggaaacccggagcactgagcagctcatgtgcaccaaaatggaccagttagaaccttcacctgttattggtcgaacagtcagaagtaaaaaactgcagtctcctatgacaaagtctccaaaaggcttttctccaacagttccaagtgggtttgaaaacagtttccagccagaagacactatggataagccctgctcatcacgttccctaggagaagctgttggtgtgacaccttgttctaataagaaaaaagattgcttagcttctgagaccccagagaagcctggagattatctggttcaaagagtccagggtctagaaggagtacagcattgtaaggcttcagggaagacagttaagaagactaagaagagctcctcaagcccagactgtatgaaaacacaacctctgaagtcctcttcgcatgatgtgaag gttgatgagctgatgagttATATTAGAATcggtagtgagcacaacaaagaggcaacacccagagctcagtcttctgaagtttcccttgtttcttctgaaatagtacatggagtcacagatagtctgctaaagaaaattcagctaaactgttccagccctgagtccagtactcctcaagctgccattgatatggaatcccggagcactgagcagctcatgtgcaccaaaatggaccagttagaatcttcacctgttattggtcgaacagtcagaagtaaaaaactgcagtcttctatgacaaagtctccaaaaggattttttccaacagttccaagttggtttgaaaacagtttccagccagaagacactatggataagccctgctcatcacgttccctaggagaagctgttggtgtgacaccttgttctaataagagaaaagattgcttagcttctgagacccctgagaagcctggagattatctggttcaaagagtccagggtctagaaggagtacagcattgtaaggcttcagggaagacagtaaagaagactaagaagagctcctcaagcccagactgtatgaaaacacaacttCTGGAGTCCTCGtcgcatgatgtgaaggttgatgagctgatgagtgatattagaatcgctagtgagcacaacaaaaaggcaacacccagtgctcagtcttctgaagtttctcttgtttcttctgaaatagtacatggagtaacagataatctgctaaagaaaattcagctaaactgttccagccctgagtccagtactcctcaagctgccattgatatggaaacccggagcactgagcagctcatgtgcaccaaaatggaccagttagaaccttcacctgttattggtcgaacagtcagaagtaaaaaactgcagtctcctatgacaaagtctccaaaaggcttttctccaacagttccaagtgggtttgaaaacagtttccagccagaagacactatggataagccctgctcatcacgttccctaggagaagctgttggtgtgacaccttgttctaataagaaaaaagattgcttagcttctgagacccctgagaagcctggagattatctggttcaaagagtccagggtctagaaggagtacagcagtgtaaggcatcagggaagacagttaagaagactaagaagagctcctcaagcccagactgtatgaaaacacaacctctggagtcctcttcgcatgatgtgaaggttgatgagctgatgagtgatattagaatcggtagtgagcacaacaaagaggcaacacccatagcacagtcttctgaagtttcccttgtttcttctgaaatagtacatggagtcacagataatctgctaaagaaaattcagcttaACTGTTCCTGCCCTGAGTCCAGTGCTGAAGATCTGAAGAGACCTCTGCAAACCCTGAGTGAAATCGTTATAAGTATTACTGAATCTGTGATCATGCAGTTATCAGCTGTTCCAGGAATTACTATAGGCACACCTGACCATGACAGATGCATCTTTATTCAGCCTTTGGATGCAGACCAAATGATTGAAAAAGTGTACAATGACTTGCTGCAAGAAAGTGGCTCCCTTATTGCATTATACGATGCAATAATGTCCAAAAATCAGGAAGTGTCCAATGCCATTATTGTATCTTTGGTTAAAGAGCTCTCAAAGCTCTACTTTTCAACAGCTGAGTCTTCAGCCTTAGGTCCTTCTCCTTCCTTCATTACAAACGAAGCCACTAATGATGTGAACAGCAGTGAAAATGACACCTTTAACCTTGGTTGCCAAGAAAAGGGAATGTCACCTCCAGAGCCCGCTTCTGATATTCAACCACTTTCTGATATTCCCCTACCATATTCAGATATTGTGAAAAAAATTGTAACTAAACTGCTCTTAAGAATTCATCCTATTTCTCCAAAGAGGGAGAAGAAACAAGAACAGATTATGGATAGTTTATCTTGTTGGGAGCTCAGTGAATTTGCTGTGGGCATTATTGACAATGTGCTGAAGAAACTATTTACAGCCCCAGATACCTCAGAATGTAATCCAACAATGGGAAGCAATATCCAATGTGAGCTGGTTTCTGTCAAACAAGTGGCCAGCTGTATTTACAGAGAACTGCTGCAGAGTGCTGGTTCCAAAGACAACTTACAACAAGCAGTAGCAGCCAAGAGTGAGGCCCTGGCCCAAAAGATAGTTGATTCTCTTGTGAGAGAAATTATGAAGTTCCAACATTCAGATATCGAGTCTTCAGAtgctcctcaagctgccattgatatggaaaccctgagcactgagcagctcatgtgcaccaaaatggaccagttagaaccttcacctgttatgtGTCAAACAGATGCAGTGAAAAATATCATGGCAaaactgcttttgaaaattCGCCCTGGATTCCCCAACCCAGAAAATTATTCTGGGGAACTGGAAGAGCTGTCCGAGTCTCAGGTCAGGGACCTGGCACTGAAACTCACCAAAGATGCGCTGAAGGAATTGACAAAGGTTTCCACTCTAACCATCAGTGAACCAAAGGCTGAAGAACATCTTCCATTACAGCAAGCCATCAAGAAAACCGTTAGCTCTGTTTACAGCAAACTGATGGAATCCATTGGCAGCAAGAAAGTATTACAA accccagagaagcctggagattatttGGCTCAAGGAGTCCAGGAtgtagaaggagtacagcagtgtaaggcttcagggaagacagttaagaaAACTATGAAGAGCTCCTCGAggccagactgtatgaaaacacgaCTTCTGGAGTCGTCTTCGCATGATGTGGTTGATGAG GAGTTGCCCGGACACTCATCTTGGTATGTGTACAATCCCAGCCTTAATAAGGACAAAAATCTCAGTCCAGCCCAAAGCAAGAGTGGTCTGCGCATTGACATAGCAAAACATTACATGACCCCAGTGCAACTGACCAAAACATCTGAGAGCAAAGGGCTTCTCTCGCACAGCAACATCCCCTTTGCAGTTAATACGCCGGATGAAGATGTGAATGTGAGCCAGAAAGTCAAGAAACATCCTTTGAAAAAGTTTGGCTCCATGCTAAAGCATAAGATCATGGGTAATAGGTCAAAAGACGtcagaattcagaatgaaacaaatCCATCTTTGGAAAACTTAAGAGCCCAGGGAACATCCAGTGGACGCGGGAGCTGTGAAAGCTTTGGACCATTTAAAGTGCCTGATGAGTACACCGAGCCTCAAAAACACAAG